One stretch of Bombus affinis isolate iyBomAffi1 chromosome 4, iyBomAffi1.2, whole genome shotgun sequence DNA includes these proteins:
- the LOC126915094 gene encoding UDP-glycosyltransferase UGT5-like translates to MKHHLSSLLFVLCILYFAGQSECYKILAIVPTPSYSHQIPYRRLWLELHKRGHEVVLVTADPIPNIKSPNFTQIDISQSYGSIRSLDFVQMRFEGKRWLHIVEEEMLPIVEVFAETVFNSTELRKLYAPESNATFDVYLTEFLFAPATYAFAHRFNVPIIGLSSLGILAINEHALGGLVLPSHEYTWEMEDNTGTNLPFLKRLSNFVNMWRSLHYVYHEIFPQQQKLAEKYFGPLPPMLDVLKNVSMLFINQADVMAPARPKLANVITFTSSHIEKVPKPLPKDLQAFLDGATNGFIYFSLGSNARSASLPLEIRRMFCDVFVKLRYRVVWKFEDDFPGKPDNVYIGKWLPQQTILAHPNIKLFIYQGGLQSSEETVHYGVPVLGFAILADQDYQVARMEALGIGKYLEITTLKKDELENAITELITDRKYKERIHYIRNVVQDTPYDPVKNLAWWTEYVIRTKGAPHLRSSLAFQPWYQRCDLDIVVFLTITIFLIASTTFYLIAKTFVYIHKKIKSTEKQKIS, encoded by the exons ATGAAGCACCACCTCTCTAGTCTGTTGTTCGTTCTGTGCATCTTGTACTTCGCGGGGCAGTCGGAATGTTACAAGATTCTAGCCATCGTTCCGACACCATCTTACAGTCATCAAATACCGTACCGACGATTATGGCTGGAACTACATAAACGAGGTCACGAAGTTGTGCTAGTCACGGCGGATCCTATACCAAATATCAAATCACCGAATTTTACGCAAATCGATATTAGCCAATCTTACGGATCCATAAGGAGTTTAGATTTTGTTCAAATGCGATTTGAGGGAAAACGCTGGTTGCATATTGTGGAAGAAGAAATGTTGCCTATAGTCGAAGTTTTTGCGGAAACGGTATTCAATTCTACAGAACTGCGGAAGCTGTATGCTCCAGAGAGCAACGCAACGTTCGATGTCTATTTGACGGAATTCCTCTTCGCGCCTGCCACTTACGCTTTCGCACATCGATTCAATGTTCCTATAATAG GGTTAAGTTCATTAGGAATACTTGCCATTAACGAACACGCTCTTGGTGGATTAGTTCTCCCTTCTCACGAGTACACATGGGAAATGGAAGACAACACAGGTACGAATCTACCGTTCTTGAAGAGACTGAGCAATTTCGTCAACATGTGGCGTAGCTTACACTACGTCTATCACGAGATCTTTCCTCAGCAACAGAAATTGGCCGAAAAATATTTTGGACCTCTGCCACCAATGTTAGACGTATTGAAGAACGTTAGCATGCTTTTCATCAATCAGGCCGATGTTATGGCACCGGCTCGACCGAAACTTGCGAACGTAATCACGTTTACATCCTCCCACATTGAAAAAGTGCCGAAACCTCTGCCGAAG GACTTACAAGCATTTCTGGATGGCGCCACCAATGGGTTCATCTACTTTAGTCTTGGTAGTAACGCAAGAAGTGCAAGTTTACCATTGGAGATCCGACGCATGTTCTGCGATGTGTTCGTCAAGTTACGTTATAGAGTTGTCTGGAAATTCGAGGATGATTTTCCCGGGAAACCTGATAATGTTTACATCGGAAAATGGCTGCCACAACAAACCATTCTCG CTCATCCGAACATTAAGCTGTTCATTTATCAAGGAGGCCTGCAGAGCAGCGAGGAGACCGTCCACTACGGAGTACCAGTTCTTGGTTTCGCAATTTTGGCCGATCAAGATTATCAAGTGGCCAGAATGGAAGCTCTGGGCattggaaaatatttagaaattacaACCCTTAAGAAAGATGAACTTGAAAATGCCATTACAGAGCTTATAACTGACAGAAA GTACAAAGAAAGGATACATTACATCCGAAATGTCGTTCAGGATACACCGTACGATCCGGTAAAGAATCTCGCTTGGTGGACAGAGTACGTGATACGAACGAAAGGCGCCCCTCATCTTCGCAGTAGTCTAGCCTTTCAGCCTTGGTATCAACGTTGCGATCTGGACATTGTAGTGTTcttaacgatcacaattttcttGATCGCTTCTACTACCTTCTATTTAATAGCCAAGACTTTTGTCTACATTCATAAGAAAATCAAATCAACTGAAAAGCAAAAGATAAGCTAA